A part of Miscanthus floridulus cultivar M001 chromosome 6, ASM1932011v1, whole genome shotgun sequence genomic DNA contains:
- the LOC136459713 gene encoding uncharacterized protein produces MDPISMEKIRAMNKYNKSRRQLQLPTLSVYMAATFVLCLLLTSPAWFPRLCSFLSFFFLTTLPDLVTSFLLSPKCLFVIGNLIVAFLVGESRLAPRRDDDQPSLVNEIHEDHVKKNTAMAAKTTTAASAAVAVTAADHRAFVGAAVVEEVEVEAKEEEGEEEELHKRVEDFIARVKKQRKLELKSFFDVDR; encoded by the coding sequence ATGGATCCCATTAGCATGGAGAAGATCAGGGCCATGAACAAGTACAACAAGAGCAGGAGGCAGCTGCAGCTTCCTACTCTCTCAGTCTACATGGCTGCCACCTTTGTCCTCTGCCTGCTGCTCACTAGCCCTGCCTGGTTCCCCAGGCTGTGCTCGTTCCTCAGCTTCTTCTTCCTCACCACCCTCCCTGACCTGGTCACGTCCTTCCTGCTCAGCCCCAAGTGCCTCTTCGTCATCGGCAACCTCATCGTTGCCTTCCTCGTTGGGGAGTCTAGGCTGGCGCCGAGGAGGGACGATGACCAGCCTTCCTTGGTGAACGAGATACATGAGGACCATGTGAAGAAGAACACGGCGATGGCCGCAAAGACGACTACCGCAGCATCAGCAGCAGTGGCGGTGACGGCGGCTGACCACAGAGCCTTTGTCGGAGCCGCCgttgtggaggaggtggaggtggaggcgaaggaagaggaaggagaagaggaggagctGCACAAGAGAGTGGAGGACTTCATTGCAAGGGTCAAGAAGCAAAGGAAGTTGGAGCTCAAAAGCTTCTTCGATGTCGATCGATGA